A region of Natribaculum luteum DNA encodes the following proteins:
- a CDS encoding VWA domain-containing protein has protein sequence MSERSDSDDVGEHVRTELIQFVRALRRDGAAVPANAAPTAARALAAVGLENRRRVRTALRASLLTDSADFETFDRLFEAFWRRLTAGLEDERSLSSLAAESDGLAPLGEPAVDENAPGESTDSDHAGRATGRSLAESFATAAPADTDADSDDTEATAALYSPSGVASTVDGRALTDAGDLSTAFRELTRALAGLQGRRFEPGSDRAAIRRALRTSVSTGGTVLSLPKRERQRTDVRALVVVDVSQSVIDAVDRGFLIDVLRQARRHWRDTRVFFFDEELREVTEAVDAPSSQAAIAALEAAETAWGGGTQIGGSLEGLRERAPDAIDRRTVVFVISDGLDRGDVGVLERELSWIARRAKRVLWLNPLAATASYEPAARGMAAALPYIDGLFAFADPSDVVELARQLRQQGVGGRIGYEFDTRENRQTTTRTVTNT, from the coding sequence ATGAGCGAGCGCTCGGACAGCGACGACGTCGGCGAACACGTCCGGACGGAGCTCATCCAATTCGTTCGGGCGCTCCGCCGCGACGGCGCAGCCGTCCCGGCCAACGCCGCACCGACCGCCGCTCGAGCACTCGCCGCGGTCGGCCTCGAGAATCGCCGCCGCGTCCGGACGGCGTTGCGGGCCAGTCTCCTCACGGACAGTGCCGACTTCGAGACGTTCGATCGGCTGTTCGAGGCGTTCTGGCGGCGACTCACGGCGGGACTCGAGGACGAGCGATCGCTGTCGTCGCTCGCCGCCGAGTCGGACGGGCTCGCACCACTCGGCGAGCCGGCTGTCGACGAAAACGCGCCCGGAGAGAGTACCGATTCCGACCACGCCGGTCGAGCCACCGGCCGGTCGCTCGCCGAATCGTTTGCAACGGCAGCCCCAGCAGACACCGACGCTGACTCCGACGATACCGAGGCGACGGCGGCGCTGTACAGTCCGTCGGGCGTCGCCAGCACGGTCGACGGACGCGCTCTCACTGACGCCGGCGACCTCTCGACGGCGTTTCGCGAACTGACACGCGCGCTTGCCGGCCTCCAAGGGCGGCGCTTCGAGCCCGGTTCCGACCGCGCTGCGATCCGTCGGGCGCTCCGGACGAGCGTGAGTACCGGTGGTACTGTCCTCTCGTTGCCGAAGCGAGAACGCCAGCGCACGGACGTCCGTGCGCTGGTCGTGGTCGACGTCAGCCAGTCCGTCATCGACGCCGTCGACCGGGGCTTCCTGATCGACGTTCTCCGGCAGGCCCGCCGCCACTGGCGGGACACGCGCGTGTTCTTCTTCGACGAGGAGCTGCGGGAAGTGACCGAGGCCGTCGACGCACCGTCATCGCAAGCGGCGATCGCCGCACTCGAGGCCGCGGAAACCGCCTGGGGTGGCGGGACGCAAATTGGCGGCTCCCTCGAAGGTCTCCGTGAACGCGCACCCGACGCCATCGATCGGCGGACGGTCGTGTTCGTCATCAGTGACGGACTCGACCGAGGCGACGTCGGCGTCCTCGAACGCGAACTGTCGTGGATCGCCCGGAGGGCAAAACGGGTGCTCTGGTTGAACCCGCTGGCAGCGACTGCCTCCTACGAGCCTGCCGCTCGTGGCATGGCCGCTGCTCTCCCGTATATAGACGGCCTGTTCGCGTTCGCCGACCCGAGCGACGTCGTCGAACTGGCACGACAGCTCCGCCAGCAAGGTGTGGGCGGGCGAATCGGCTACGAATTCGACACTCGAGAGAACCGACAGACGACCACTCGAACGGTGACTAATACATGA
- a CDS encoding TrmB family transcriptional regulator translates to MASLRDLGLSEYEARAYRALLNTGPTTAKELSRASDVPMGRIYDVLNSIEQYNLVRSQTASRPKKYVAVEPATALDRLLEDKKRELEEKADQYEEIVDDLSEELDAAGPVEEQFWTAAVGPDETIDLLLERLTAADDEIIMVAADPSPQVDIRTVGKDALAHLEDALERGVSVDVLMSRDLVDALPSTVGRRYRQALQSRADFDVRTSDDVTGTFNIIDNVEVCIQVPNPLSSGEAFGMIDLKDPEFAADVHDEFLPRWEDATPLSF, encoded by the coding sequence ATGGCCAGTCTCAGGGATCTCGGTCTCTCCGAGTACGAAGCGCGAGCGTACCGCGCGCTACTGAACACCGGTCCCACAACGGCAAAGGAGTTGTCGCGTGCGAGCGATGTCCCGATGGGTCGGATCTACGACGTGCTCAACAGCATCGAGCAGTACAATCTGGTCCGCAGCCAGACTGCGAGTCGTCCGAAGAAGTACGTCGCCGTCGAACCCGCGACCGCCCTCGACCGGCTCCTCGAGGACAAGAAACGCGAACTCGAGGAGAAGGCAGATCAGTACGAGGAGATCGTCGACGATCTCTCGGAGGAACTCGACGCGGCCGGTCCTGTCGAAGAACAGTTCTGGACCGCCGCCGTCGGCCCCGACGAGACGATCGACCTCCTGTTAGAGCGGCTCACGGCTGCCGACGACGAGATCATCATGGTCGCAGCCGATCCGTCTCCGCAAGTCGACATCCGGACGGTCGGCAAGGACGCACTGGCACACCTCGAGGACGCCCTCGAGCGCGGCGTGAGCGTCGACGTGCTAATGAGCCGGGATCTCGTCGACGCGCTCCCGTCGACGGTCGGCCGCCGGTATCGACAGGCCCTCCAGTCTCGAGCCGATTTCGACGTGCGGACGAGCGACGACGTGACGGGGACGTTCAACATCATCGACAACGTCGAGGTCTGCATCCAGGTGCCGAACCCGCTCTCCTCCGGCGAGGCGTTCGGGATGATCGACCTCAAAGACCCCGAGTTCGCTGCCGACGTCCACGACGAGTTCCTGCCACGCTGGGAGGACGCGACGCCGCTTTCGTTCTGA
- a CDS encoding XdhC family protein: protein MSTSDWSLPETDVFERIRTTLENDDAAILATVIAVDGSAYRRPGAKMLIQPDGGGAGSITAGCLEDEVRALATDVLDDGAPRVETWDLTGDDDTWGLGIGCNGVITVLLEPLDESYQEVVEARQAGEAIGVATVVGSETDATVGDRAYYVPSEGFTDDLPEPIRDSLAESAKTLVAAGKSETLTVDTDAGTVDVFVDGVRPPPELVVFGSGHDAGPVVELARLVDFHTTVVSFRGGQADENRFPRADTVVSASPREVSSLREWDSDTYAVVMSHNFLDDRLTLEQLLETPVPYVGLMGPQKRFDEMREEFADEGRSFTDAELERIYTPIGVNLGGDTPYQIAFSIVAELLAVAHGRTPQHLGRREGPIHDRVNVGTD, encoded by the coding sequence ATGAGTACGAGCGACTGGAGCCTCCCGGAAACGGACGTATTCGAGCGGATACGAACGACACTCGAGAACGACGACGCGGCCATCCTGGCGACGGTGATCGCAGTCGACGGCAGCGCGTACCGCCGGCCAGGTGCAAAGATGCTCATCCAGCCCGACGGCGGTGGTGCAGGCAGCATTACCGCTGGCTGTCTGGAAGACGAGGTTCGCGCGCTTGCCACCGACGTCCTGGACGACGGTGCGCCCCGTGTCGAGACGTGGGATCTGACGGGCGACGACGACACGTGGGGTCTTGGTATCGGCTGTAACGGCGTTATCACGGTTCTGCTCGAACCGCTCGACGAGTCGTATCAGGAAGTGGTCGAGGCCCGACAGGCAGGCGAGGCGATCGGGGTCGCGACCGTCGTCGGCAGCGAGACTGACGCGACTGTCGGCGATCGCGCATACTACGTGCCGAGCGAGGGGTTCACGGACGACCTCCCCGAACCGATACGTGACTCTCTTGCGGAATCGGCAAAGACGCTCGTGGCAGCCGGGAAAAGCGAGACGTTGACCGTCGACACGGACGCGGGGACTGTCGACGTGTTCGTCGACGGTGTGCGCCCGCCACCCGAACTCGTCGTCTTCGGCTCCGGACACGACGCCGGCCCCGTCGTCGAGTTGGCGCGGCTCGTCGACTTTCATACGACGGTGGTCTCGTTCCGCGGCGGGCAAGCCGACGAGAACCGGTTCCCGCGGGCGGATACCGTCGTCTCGGCGTCGCCGCGGGAAGTGTCGTCCCTCCGAGAGTGGGATTCGGATACGTACGCGGTGGTGATGAGTCACAACTTCCTCGACGATCGGCTCACGCTCGAGCAACTGTTGGAGACGCCGGTCCCGTACGTCGGACTGATGGGGCCCCAGAAGCGCTTCGACGAGATGCGCGAGGAGTTCGCCGACGAGGGTCGATCGTTCACCGACGCCGAACTCGAGCGAATCTACACACCGATCGGGGTGAACCTCGGTGGCGACACGCCCTATCAGATCGCCTTCAGTATCGTCGCGGAACTACTCGCGGTCGCCCACGGTCGGACGCCACAGCACCTCGGCCGGCGAGAGGGACCGATCCACGACCGCGTGAACGTCGGAACCGACTGA
- a CDS encoding AAA family ATPase — MEDEPTTAFADVTERDVHTAFEEQDYVAEDEIVTTVLLALRLGKPLLVEGEPGAGKTELAKVLASSLGDELIRLQCYEGLTAEHALYEWNYTKQLLAVQSGADPEASVFSEDYLLERPLLRALRHDGDFPPVLLIDEIDRADDEFEALLLEVLSDFQVSVPELGTVSAERPPIVIVTSNRTRALSDALKRRCLYLHVEPPSVEKETAILCRKVPQLDGVVATELCAMAARLREEPLRKPPGAAETIDWARAIATMRDDGDGTLSRETLQNTLGCLLKEVEDVERVDDDLLTDLLDAAEQARADP, encoded by the coding sequence ATGGAAGACGAACCGACCACGGCGTTTGCGGACGTGACCGAACGGGATGTCCATACCGCATTCGAGGAGCAAGACTACGTCGCCGAAGATGAGATCGTCACGACGGTACTGCTAGCGTTGCGTTTGGGAAAGCCGCTGCTGGTCGAAGGAGAACCGGGCGCTGGCAAAACGGAACTCGCCAAAGTACTGGCGTCGAGTCTCGGAGACGAACTGATACGGTTGCAGTGCTACGAGGGACTGACCGCCGAGCACGCCCTGTACGAGTGGAATTACACGAAGCAATTACTCGCCGTGCAAAGCGGAGCGGATCCCGAGGCGTCAGTGTTCTCCGAAGACTACTTGCTCGAGCGGCCGCTGTTACGGGCCCTCCGTCACGACGGCGACTTTCCGCCGGTCCTGCTCATCGACGAGATTGATCGCGCTGACGACGAATTCGAGGCGCTGCTGCTGGAGGTACTTTCGGACTTTCAGGTGTCGGTTCCAGAACTCGGCACTGTCTCGGCCGAACGGCCACCGATCGTCATCGTCACGTCCAACCGAACGAGGGCGTTGAGCGACGCGCTCAAGCGACGCTGTCTCTACCTGCACGTTGAACCGCCGTCCGTCGAGAAGGAGACGGCTATTCTCTGCCGGAAAGTACCCCAGCTGGACGGCGTCGTCGCAACGGAGCTCTGTGCAATGGCTGCGCGACTCCGCGAAGAGCCGCTGCGAAAACCGCCCGGCGCGGCTGAAACCATCGACTGGGCGCGAGCGATCGCGACGATGCGCGACGACGGAGACGGAACACTCTCCCGCGAGACACTTCAAAATACGCTCGGCTGTCTGCTGAAAGAGGTCGAGGACGTCGAGCGAGTCGACGACGACCTCCTGACGGACCTGCTCGACGCCGCCGAGCAGGCGAGGGCAGACCCATGA
- a CDS encoding FxsA family protein, whose translation MLRWLLALLLIPFLDAVLLAIIVSQTPWFSWVAMVLLVVLTGLVGMLLVRAEGRRTIRKIQRSLERGEPPTNQLLDGALLIAAGAFLLTPGLVTDLIGFLLVLPPTRIPIRAGIKRFVVVPYVDKKTGGFASGTVWTFGFPDDAARGSAESTDGGARGNASTYDLSEDDYTVESDDDEDSYRIEFGDDSSPRDEDDEPGEGHAR comes from the coding sequence ATGCTCCGGTGGCTCCTGGCGCTGTTGCTCATCCCCTTCCTGGACGCGGTACTCCTGGCGATTATCGTCAGCCAGACTCCCTGGTTCAGCTGGGTCGCGATGGTCTTGCTCGTCGTCCTGACGGGTCTCGTCGGGATGTTGCTGGTCCGCGCCGAGGGTCGCCGGACGATTCGAAAAATCCAGCGCTCGCTAGAACGGGGCGAGCCGCCGACGAACCAGCTGCTCGACGGCGCGCTGTTGATCGCCGCTGGCGCGTTCCTGCTCACTCCCGGCCTCGTGACGGATCTCATCGGATTCCTGCTCGTCCTGCCGCCGACCCGCATCCCGATCCGGGCCGGAATCAAGCGGTTCGTCGTCGTCCCGTACGTCGACAAGAAGACCGGTGGCTTCGCCAGCGGCACCGTCTGGACGTTCGGCTTCCCCGACGACGCCGCTCGAGGATCGGCCGAATCGACGGACGGCGGCGCTCGAGGGAACGCATCGACGTACGACCTCTCCGAGGACGACTACACCGTCGAGTCGGACGACGACGAGGACAGTTACCGGATCGAGTTCGGCGACGACTCGTCGCCTCGAGACGAGGACGACGAACCGGGCGAAGGCCACGCTCGGTAG